Genomic window (Chloroflexota bacterium):
CATGTTCTCCACACCTTCAATTAGAGAAGACGTCGCTAATGACCTGCCCCCAGACTTTGTACCACTCGCTATGTTAGTCCGGCGGAACTGCTGAACGCCAGTCGTGGCAACATCGCCTCAGGCGCTGGCGGGCGGTAGCCGAGGGCGCTGTGGGGCCGGACCTCGTTGTAGATTCGCCTCCACTGTCCGAGGAGCACCTC
Coding sequences:
- a CDS encoding transposase, whose translation is EVLLGQWRRIYNEVRPHSALGYRPPAPEAMLPRLAFSSSAGLT